In Planktothrix sp. FACHB-1365, the sequence TTCATATAACGGTTGAGTTGAGTTTTCGAGCAATTCTGAACGATGAAACTCATGTCCGGTAATTATTTCTCCTTGTAACAGTAAAGGCGTTGTTTTTAAGACTTTAGCTTGATAATACCCTAATTTTAATCGTTTTCCCATCACCGCCGTTGTTGGCAAAACTCCCACCATTGACCAAGAATTATTTTCAAAATCAATAATATTTTCACATAAATACATTAACCCTCCACATTCGGCATAGGTTGGCATTCCTGATAAAATAGCATTTTTAACCGCTTCTAAAATAACCTGATTTTGGCTTAATTTTTCAGCAAATACCTCTGGAAATCCGCCGCCAAAATATAATCCTTGAATTCGGGGGGGTAAGTGGTTATCGGTTAATGGACTCCATTCAATTAATTCTGCACCTAATTGTTGTAAAATTTCTAAATTTTCGCTATAATAGAAGTTAAAAGCAGCATCTCTGGCGATCGCAATTTTAATTCTAGGTTCTACAGTGGCGTTTAAAAATACAGTTTCTTGATGAAATTGGGTTTCTGGAGTATATTTTAATAAAGGTAATAATTGTTTCCAGTCAAACCAAGATTCAGCAAGTTTAGCTAAGTCTTGAATGAGTAAATTTAGTTCAGGTAGTTCTTCCGTTGGAATTAACCCTAAATGACGAGCAGGAATCTCAATATTTTCTTGTCTTTTCAAAATCCCTATAATCGGAATATTGAGAGATTTTAAGGAAATTTTTAATAGTTCCAAATGGCGATCGCTTCCGACTTTATTTAAAATCAAACCTGCTAAATTTAGATGAGGATTAAGGGTTTTAAATCCGAGGGTAATTGCAGCCACAGAACCCGATAACCGACTACAATCTAAAACTAGAATAACAGGTATATTCAAAATTAAAGCAATATGAGCCGTGGAAGCAATCGGAACATTTTCACCATCAGGAATCCCATCAAATAAACCCATTACCCCTTCAATTAATCCATAATCAGCATTGTGAATATAATTACAATAGCAATTTTTAATATGGGATTCTGATGTTAAAATAGTATCTAAATTATAACAAGGTTTCCCCGTCACATAGGCATGAAACATCGGATCAATATAATCAGGGCCAACCTTAAAAGATTGCACATTAAAATTTTGTTGTTTTAAATAAGATAAAATGGCTAACGTAACAGTTGTTTTACCAACGCCACTGCGTTCACCTGCAATAATAACGGTCATGATTTAAAATTTTTAGGGAATACCTATTATTGTATTAGGATTTTAGCGATCGCTTTTCCCCTCCTCGTAGTAAGTCCTTCAGGACTCTTAGCCCTAAAGGGCTTACTACATATCAAACTCTAAGCAACTATCCTTAGTTAGGAGGAACAATGGGATCACTATTTTCCGGTGTTTGACTTTGATCGGCAATAATATATGAAATGGGGTGAGATATTGGTTGCGTGACAAGGGTAGCATCAACCGGGAAATCAGAAATTTCCGAATATTGAGGTAGAATTACTGCTAAATTCAATAGAGCGCATAAAAGAATATCCAACATCACTCAGTTCTCCATTTAAGTTCGTTGTAAAACGAACACAGAAGAAGCGAGAAGGCCTTCTGCTTGATGAATCTCTTGTGTTCTACTGATATATCAGTCCAAAAAACTAAAATTATGCAAAATTGCAGAAAAACTTTTTAGGCTTCAAAACCTGCTTAATTGATATAAGAGGAGTCAGGTGTAGGAGCAGAGGAGCAGAGGAGCAGAGGAGCAGAGGAGCAGAATATTGCTACGTCAACAGTCAACCATTAACATTATGACTCAACTACAAACTCAAATTAAAACAGATACTTGGATAACTGCAACTTGGGATGAATATTTGCAAATCTTAGAACAACCCAACTTTGCCCAAGGGAGAGGTTATTATTTTAATCAACAGATGAGGATTGAAATGGCAGCAGTCGGGGCGAATCATGCTGATGATAATGGTATAATTGTTATTTTAGTTAACCTATGGGGTATGTTTCGCGGTATTCCCATGAGATTATTCGTTAACTGTAGCTATCGAAAAACAGGAATTCGAGAAGCTCAACCCGATGCCTCTTATTATATTGGAGAACGAGTTAAATTAGCACCTCGTGGGAGTTCTATTGTTAATTTAGATGAAAATTTACCTCCAGATTTAGTGATTGAAATTGGAGATAGCTCTTTAGGGGATGATTTAGGGCAAAAACGAATATTATATGAAGATTTAGGAGTTAGGGAATATTGGGTTGTAGATGTTCAAAATGCTAAAATTATTGCGTTTAAAATATTATCAAATTGTGGGAGTGAACGAATTACAGAGTCTGAGATTTTACCAAATTTTAAAATAGCTTTATTAGAGGAAGGATTAAAACGTAGTCGTCAACAGGATAATACAGAAGTGGGAAATTGGTTTATAGAACAAATGGGAAGATAAGCTGACGCTATTACAAACTCAAATTAAAACAGATACTTGGATACCTGCAACTTGGGATGAATATTTACTGATATTGTAGTGAGTCCTTCAGGACTCTTAGCCCTAAAGGGCTTACTACAAAATTAGGGTGTTATTCCAAGAAACCGGGTTTCTGCAATAACATGAGCTACTAACAGAAAGATAGGATAAGAAACCCGGTTTCTGAACCCCCCTCGTAGCGATCGCAGTTTTATAATTTAGCTTCTACATATTCACAAATTGATAGAGGTTTAGGGATTTGAACCCCTTCTTCTTGTAATCCTTCTAAATGAAAAATAATGGCTTCTTGCATTAAAGTTCTTACCTCTTCAACAGTTTCACCCACTGCTACACATCCGGGTAAATCGGGAACATAAGCACCATAACTATTTTCGCCTTTTTCAATTACAATGGCATAACGCATTATTGATCCTCCTCAATTTGTGCTTGCCGCCAAATACTTTTAAGCGTTCCGATGGGTACATCAATACTTAACTTCCCCGAAACGGTCACAGTTCCTATTTTATCAGGATGTTTAAATTGCCGATGACTCCCTCGTGTTCTTGATAAATACCAACCCTCTTTTTCTAATCTTTTAATAACATCTCTAACTTTCATTAGTTCTAAGGTTAACTATCCTCTTTTATATTGTAGTGAGTCCTTCAGGACTCTGAGCCTTGAAAGCCTCACTACGTTCAAAAAAAAAAGAAAGAAGGGTAAAGGGCAAAAGGGCAAAAGGGTAAAGGGCTAAGGAATCCACGCAGGCGGAAGGGAAACAACACGAACACCGAAGTGCCCGTTCCGACTGTCCGGCTCGTTCCTGTTACGATCAGCACTGCGGCAATTCCTGGGATCGTTGTCCCACGAACCTCCGCGCAACACCCGGCGATTAGTATTTCCGCCTGACTCCCAAACACTGCCATCTGTCGGCGCACTATTATAATTTTCATGCCAAGGGTCGGCGCACCATTCCCAAAGATTACCGTGCATATCGTATAATCCAAAGGCGTTGGGGGGAAAACTACCCACAGTTGTTGTCTTTTCTCGGTAAATTCCTTCAGAGCCAGAGCCGTAGGTGTAATTTCCGTTATAATTCACTAAATCGGTCGTGATGGTTTCACCGAAATAAAAGGGGGTGGTAGTTCCAGCGCGACAGGCATATTCCCATTCCGCTTCAGAAGGTAAACGATGGGTACGTCCGGTAAATTGAGAGAGGCGATCGCAAAATTCTACAGCTTCAAACCAAGTTACACTATCAACAGGTAAGGTATCCCCTTTAAAATCGGAAGGGTCGGAATTCAGATCAATCTGACATTTGGGTAAACTTGCTACCGCCCGCCATTGGGCTTGAGTGACAAGGTATTGACTGATCAAAAAAGAGGCTATATTAACACTACGTTGCAGCCCTTCATCGTCATATCGTTCTAGTTCACTGCTAGGGGAACCCATGAGGAATGTTCCGGCGGGAATTACGACTAAATCTAATATGATTCCATTGATATTTTCACTCAACATTTGGGCTTGGGCTTGCCAACGGTTGTTGATTTGTCCGGTGGAGTTGACGGTTACGGTTTCAAAACTAACGGTTTTGAAGGGGGGGTCGGGATCAACCAATATTTTCAACCATTCCAACACCGACTGGGGACGTTTATCGGGTTTTAATTCTAACCCCTTCATCACCGCTTCATGAACTTTATTACTAACATTAACGACTTGATTTAAGGGTGGCAACTGAAAACCCACACTTCTATTGGGCGCAGGAGTTGGCACTTTCCCGGTTAGCAAAAAATATAACGTTGCACTTAAAGCATAAACATCTGTATATTCGCCCCGATGAGCGTGTTCGTCATACTGTTCCAAGGGGGTAAACCCATGAGTTGCAGCAAAAGTATGAGTTTGGGTAATATTAGGAATAAACTCTCTGGCAATGCCAAAATCAATTAATACCGCTTCGGTTTTTCCTTCCCGTTTCATAATATTCTGGGGTTTGATATCTCGATGCAATAACCCCCTATCATGAACAACTGTTAAAGCATGACCAATTTGTTGAATATAACGTACTGCTTCCGCTTCTGGAAGTGCACCTTTTCTCCTCACTAATTCCCAGAGGTTCTCTCCAGCAATATATTCCATGACAATACAGGGTAAGGGACCTTCCCGAAACACATTCTCAATTTCCACAATATGAGGATGGCGACAAACGGCGAGTCGGGTTGCTTCTTTCTCAAAGTCGCGTAAATATTTATCCCGAAACTCAATAAAATCGGGGTCTATTAGAATTTTATCTAGTAGGGTTTTGATGACAATATATTGCCCTTTGCGATTTCGCGCTAAAAAGGTAATGCCAAAACCGCCTTCCCCTAGTTTTCTGATGATAATATAGCGATCGCCATAAAGTGTTGTACCGGGTTGCCAAGCCATATTTTCTCAAATTGATAGCTATTATGATTATGCCATATTTATTGACTAAAAATATTACCTATTATTTTATTAGGATTTTAGCGATCGCTTTTCCCCCTCGTAGTGAGTCCTTCAGGACTCTTAGCCCTAAAGGGCTTACTACATTTTAGCCCTAAAGGGCTTACTACATTTTAGCCCTAAAGGGCTTACTACGATTAGTTATTAATGGTTTTTTGTGGCTGTTCAATAACAGGTGGAGAGGGGGAAGGTATCGGAGGTGAACTCGGTTTTAACAAGGGTGTCCAAGCGGCAATCGTTCCTAAAACCGTCGCTATTGCTGCTACAATTGTCCAAAATAGTGCAGGTTCAATTTGAGGTAAAACTAGATTTTGATGCCCAGAAGGAAGCAATTTCAACCACTCGTTGATGGTTTGAGGTCGGTCTTCCGGTGCAAGTTTCAATCCTTCTAAAATAGCGGTATTGGTGCGATCGCTAATTTGAGAATTGAGTTGTTTGGGTGGAATGAGTTGGGCTTTTTGTAAACTCCGATCCATGGCACTAGCCGGAATAGTTCCAGTTAGTAAAACATACAAAGTTGCCGATAAAGAATAAGCATCCGTATAGGGCTTTTGTTCACTATCAACATGATACAATTCCAATGGTGCAAAACCATCAGTAGTTGAAGCTTGAACTGTTGTTAAAGGATTATCAAACCCTCGCGCTAAACCAAAATCAATTAAGACAACTTCCGATTTCCCGGCGCGTAAAACAATATTAGCAGGTTTAACATCTCGATGTACAAATCCTTTTTCATGCACACAAATTAAAGCCGAACCAATTTGTCGAATATATTCTAAAGCAACGGATTCTGATAATATTTTATTAGGCAGATGTTCGAGAGTTTCTCCGGCAATATGTTCCATCGCCAAACAAACGCGATCACCTTCTTTAAAAGACTCTTTAAGTTTAACAATATGGGGATGTTGACAATGGGCTAATTTAGTCGCTTCTTGCCAGATTTTATCTTCTAAACGCTTGAGATCCGATGGAATTAATTGATTGATTAAATCATCACTCAAGGTTTTGATCACACAGGTTTCACCCTGTTTATCTCTAGCTAAATAGGTGATGCCAAACCGTCCCCGTCCCAACTCTCTAATAATGGTATATTGTCCGTTGCGTAACTGTTCCCCTGGTTGCCAGCCCATCGCTCAATCCTTCTGATAAAATTAGTTTGAATTATAAAGTATTGTAGTGAGTCCTTCAGGATTTTTAGCCCTGAAGGGCTTACTACAGGATTCTTAGCCCTGAAGGGCTTACTACATAAAATATAGTCTTATTGACTTTAAATGTTAAATAATGGGTTCTCCCTAGAAACAAGGGGAAAATATAATTTTATCGGAAACTACAACCTAAAATATACGGTTAGCCACAAACCCAAAAGCGATCGCAATTCCTACAGTAGTAAACATGAACAACAAAGGGCAAGCGTCCAAACCTGAAGTCCAACCGACCTAAAAAGGTTCGGTAAACACACCTTCAAGGAATGGACAAACCGCCCCCAGTATAGAGATAAGCAATCGTATCTT encodes:
- a CDS encoding cobyrinate a,c-diamide synthase, yielding MTVIIAGERSGVGKTTVTLAILSYLKQQNFNVQSFKVGPDYIDPMFHAYVTGKPCYNLDTILTSESHIKNCYCNYIHNADYGLIEGVMGLFDGIPDGENVPIASTAHIALILNIPVILVLDCSRLSGSVAAITLGFKTLNPHLNLAGLILNKVGSDRHLELLKISLKSLNIPIIGILKRQENIEIPARHLGLIPTEELPELNLLIQDLAKLAESWFDWKQLLPLLKYTPETQFHQETVFLNATVEPRIKIAIARDAAFNFYYSENLEILQQLGAELIEWSPLTDNHLPPRIQGLYFGGGFPEVFAEKLSQNQVILEAVKNAILSGMPTYAECGGLMYLCENIIDFENNSWSMVGVLPTTAVMGKRLKLGYYQAKVLKTTPLLLQGEIITGHEFHRSELLENSTQPLYEMQRFFSVENNTLILEGWGNLPNVHGSYLHLHWGDKIEIPMRFLECCCNNQSYIKS
- a CDS encoding Uma2 family endonuclease, coding for MTQLQTQIKTDTWITATWDEYLQILEQPNFAQGRGYYFNQQMRIEMAAVGANHADDNGIIVILVNLWGMFRGIPMRLFVNCSYRKTGIREAQPDASYYIGERVKLAPRGSSIVNLDENLPPDLVIEIGDSSLGDDLGQKRILYEDLGVREYWVVDVQNAKIIAFKILSNCGSERITESEILPNFKIALLEEGLKRSRQQDNTEVGNWFIEQMGR
- a CDS encoding type II toxin-antitoxin system HicB family antitoxin, which codes for MRYAIVIEKGENSYGAYVPDLPGCVAVGETVEEVRTLMQEAIIFHLEGLQEEGVQIPKPLSICEYVEAKL
- a CDS encoding type II toxin-antitoxin system HicA family toxin, giving the protein MKVRDVIKRLEKEGWYLSRTRGSHRQFKHPDKIGTVTVSGKLSIDVPIGTLKSIWRQAQIEEDQ
- a CDS encoding bifunctional serine/threonine-protein kinase/formylglycine-generating enzyme family protein translates to MAWQPGTTLYGDRYIIIRKLGEGGFGITFLARNRKGQYIVIKTLLDKILIDPDFIEFRDKYLRDFEKEATRLAVCRHPHIVEIENVFREGPLPCIVMEYIAGENLWELVRRKGALPEAEAVRYIQQIGHALTVVHDRGLLHRDIKPQNIMKREGKTEAVLIDFGIAREFIPNITQTHTFAATHGFTPLEQYDEHAHRGEYTDVYALSATLYFLLTGKVPTPAPNRSVGFQLPPLNQVVNVSNKVHEAVMKGLELKPDKRPQSVLEWLKILVDPDPPFKTVSFETVTVNSTGQINNRWQAQAQMLSENINGIILDLVVIPAGTFLMGSPSSELERYDDEGLQRSVNIASFLISQYLVTQAQWRAVASLPKCQIDLNSDPSDFKGDTLPVDSVTWFEAVEFCDRLSQFTGRTHRLPSEAEWEYACRAGTTTPFYFGETITTDLVNYNGNYTYGSGSEGIYREKTTTVGSFPPNAFGLYDMHGNLWEWCADPWHENYNSAPTDGSVWESGGNTNRRVLRGGSWDNDPRNCRSADRNRNEPDSRNGHFGVRVVSLPPAWIP
- a CDS encoding serine/threonine-protein kinase — translated: MGWQPGEQLRNGQYTIIRELGRGRFGITYLARDKQGETCVIKTLSDDLINQLIPSDLKRLEDKIWQEATKLAHCQHPHIVKLKESFKEGDRVCLAMEHIAGETLEHLPNKILSESVALEYIRQIGSALICVHEKGFVHRDVKPANIVLRAGKSEVVLIDFGLARGFDNPLTTVQASTTDGFAPLELYHVDSEQKPYTDAYSLSATLYVLLTGTIPASAMDRSLQKAQLIPPKQLNSQISDRTNTAILEGLKLAPEDRPQTINEWLKLLPSGHQNLVLPQIEPALFWTIVAAIATVLGTIAAWTPLLKPSSPPIPSPSPPVIEQPQKTINN